Proteins encoded together in one Catellatospora citrea window:
- the purE gene encoding 5-(carboxyamino)imidazole ribonucleotide mutase — protein sequence MSEQTPAPLVGIIMGSDSDWPVMKPAAEALAEFGVSYEVRVVSAHRTPQLMIDYGQTAADRGIKVIIAGAGGAAHLPGMVASVTPLPVVGVPVPLKYLDGMDSLMSIVQMPAGIPVATVSIAGGRNAGLLAARILGAHDATLRAKLADYAHSLTELVAQKDAALQSTL from the coding sequence ATGAGCGAGCAGACCCCGGCACCGCTGGTGGGGATCATCATGGGCTCCGACTCGGACTGGCCCGTGATGAAGCCCGCCGCCGAGGCGCTGGCCGAGTTCGGCGTGTCGTACGAGGTCCGGGTCGTGTCCGCGCACCGTACGCCGCAGCTCATGATCGACTACGGCCAGACGGCCGCGGATCGCGGTATCAAGGTCATCATCGCGGGCGCGGGCGGGGCGGCCCACCTGCCCGGCATGGTCGCCAGCGTGACGCCGCTGCCGGTGGTCGGTGTGCCGGTGCCGCTGAAGTACCTCGACGGCATGGACTCACTGATGTCCATCGTGCAGATGCCCGCGGGCATCCCGGTCGCCACCGTCTCGATCGCGGGCGGCCGCAACGCAGGCCTGCTCGCGGCCCGCATCCTCGGCGCCCACGACGCCACCCTGCGCGCCAAGCTCGCCGACTACGCCCACAGCCTCACCGAACTCGTCGCCCAAAAGGACGCCGCCCTCCAATCCACCCTCTGA